A single region of the Epinephelus moara isolate mb chromosome 16, YSFRI_EMoa_1.0, whole genome shotgun sequence genome encodes:
- the pm20d1.2 gene encoding N-fatty-acyl-amino acid synthase/hydrolase PM20D1.2, translating to MTDSGPKFKIIKFLKIIISSFLITVLLLFTIASIRTLSLDVNVGLQLAQWEKTSNISLAIDQHHREKLLANFKEAIRIPTVSFSEKESNTTALLHFDRFIRKAFPTVFSSSLVRHELVANYSHLFWVQGSQPDLVPYLLLAHIDVVPATESDGWEAPPFSAEEIDGFIYGRGTIDDKGSLMGILQALEYLLIKGYAPRRGFYIGFGHDEEVGGYKGAMNMVRVLKQRGLQLLFVLDEGLAVLDGVISGLDGPAALIGISEKGAATVKLSVSTVPSHSSMPPRETSIGILAAAVKRLEENPMPRFFGHGPEYGTFEHLAHKFGLPVKFIMSNLWLFAPLLSRVLERKPDTNAFVRTTTAVTMFNAGVKVNIIPSLAEAYVNLRIHSAQSLQEVLDLIQSTVGDQRVKIELIEGFDPLPVSSDDEKSFGYQIIKKTVLDMFPTVTVAPGICIGNTDSRHFKDLTNDIYRFAPVWFKPGDAQRFHGINERISKKNYEDLVVFYSSLIQNCDIQKLPEPHSSAHEL from the exons atgacaGACTCAGGGCCAAAGTTCAAAATAATCaagtttttaaagattattatcAGCAGTTTCCTCATTACAGTCCTGCTGTTATTCACCATAGCATCTATCAGGACGCTTTCACTGGACGTTAATGTCGGACTTCAACTCGCACAATGGGAAAAGACCAGTAACATCTCTCTTGCCATAGACCAGCACCACAGAGAGAAGCTGCTTGCAAATTTCAAAG AGGCTATCCGGATCCCCACTGTGTCATTCTCAGAGAAGGAGAGCAACACCACCGCGCTGCTTCACTTTGACAGGTTCATCCGAAAAG CCTTCCCCACAGTTTTCTCTTCAAGCTTGGTTCGTCATGAATTGGTGGCCAATTACAGCCACCTGTTTTGGGTGCAAGGATCACAGCCTGACCTGGTGCCGTACCTGCTGCTGGCTCACATCGATGTAGTACCTGCCACAGAGTCAGATGGCTGGGAGGCCCCACCTTTTTCTGCTGAGGAGATAGATGGCTTCATCTATGGTAGAGGGACCATAGACGACAAGGGCTCTTTAATG GGAATACTTCAGGCACTGGAGTACTTGCTGATAAAAGGCTATGCTCCACGCAGAGGATTTTACATCGGTTTTGGTCATGATGAAGAA GTCGGTGGTTACAAAGGAGCGATGAACATGGTGCGTGTCCTGAAGCAGCGTGGTTTGCAGCTGTTGTTTGTCCTGGATGAGGGCCTTGCTGTGCTTGATGGAGTCATCAGTGGTCTTGACGGACCCGCTGCTCT AATTGGGATAAGTGAAAAGGGTGCGGCCACTGTGAAGCTTAGTGTGTCTACCGTCCCTAGTCACTCTTCAATGCCTCCCAGGGAGACCAGCATTGGGATCTTAGCTGCAGCAGTCAAAAG aCTAGAGGAGAACCCTATGCCGAGATTTTTTGGTCATGGTCCTGAATATGGAACATTTGAGCATCTGGCGCACAAG TTCGGGCTCCCAGTGAAGTTCATAATGTCAAATTTGTGGCTGTTTGCCCCGCTCCTTAGCAG GGTTTTGGAGAGAAAACCAGACACTAATGCTTTTGTAAGGACAACAACAGCAGTCACCATGTTTAATGCCGGAGTTAAG GTGAATATCATCCCTTCTCTTGCTGAAGCTTATGTAAATCTACGAATCCACTCAGCGCAGTCATTACAAGAG GTCCTGGACCTAATCCAGTCTACAGTGGGGGACCAGCGAGTGAAGATAGAGTTGATTGAAGGGTTTGACCCTCTGCCTGTTAGCTCTGATGATGAAAAGTCCTTTGGCTACCAGATCATTAAGAAAACAGTGCTGGACATGTTTCCAACTGTTACAGTTGCTCCAG GCATCTGTATTGGGAACACAGACAGTCGACACTTCAAAGACCTGACGAACGATATTTATCGCTTCGCTCCTGTCTGGTTTAAACCAGGTGATGCTCAGAG aTTCCATGGCATCAATGAACGGATTTCCAAAAAGAACTACGAGGACCTTGTAGTATTTTACTCCAGTCTGATTCAAAATTGTGACATTCAGAAGCTCCCTGAGCCTCACAGTTCTGCCCATGAACTCTAA
- the lemd1 gene encoding LEM domain-containing protein 1, translating to MSLFVEDPAHLSKSRLKSDLVAHNVALPPAKSKKEVYVELHLKHIDQKNAADFSSDEEEDRDQDVADEEEDAELPDPSGLTDDDLKAALLERGIKAGPIVASTRALYEKKLRTLLQTEGHGHMNGAEKGVLYSDSEEDEENGEEEAEVSGSEGAIEDTVEQADQAQQESSQVELCFQNGGFVYPQCFVPSSRLRACASRIREPGPKWNSGNAVKSSERSRPQRSQIPIGISRASSVDQRSGLGSGFPSGSQSVISNGGSSFSSQAFSITQMVEEMESRKSLSTSTDTERELNGSNVQEHWSRSNGLVMPVVDTMKNRSLYYTPKASPYKWEMKLCQEPVKETPKDMFPNTDATPTGIYATRRRPIKGAAGRPVQYVYPDTPASPTTLERREVERRLVPIHIQIFVFLIVACLLYVIYSCVEDDSFSPFVVLLDSLNQGSDSEEGHLLEAEIQGTPALSEQE from the exons ATGTCGCTGTTTGTGGAGGACCCGGCTCACCTCTCTAAGTCTAGACTCAAATCGGATTTAGTTGCCCACAATGTCGCGCTGCCACCTGCCAAGAGCAAAAAGGAGGTATACGTGGAGTTGCACTTAAAACACATCGATCAGAAAAACGCAGCGGATTTTTCCAGCGACGAGGAGGAGGATCGAGATCAAGATGTGGCA GACGAAGAGGAGGATGCAGAGCTGCCCGACCCGAGTGGTTTGACTGACGACGACCTCAAGGCCGCACTGCTCGAACGCGGGATTAAAGCTGGACCCATAGTCG CCTCCACCCGAGCCTTGTATGAGAAGAAACTCAGGACACTGCTTCAGACTGAGGGACATGGCCACATGAACGGAGCAGAGAAAGGTGTATTGTACTCCGACAGtgaagaggacgaggaaaatGGGGAGGAGGAGGCCGAGGTGTCGG GTTCAGAAGGAGCGATAGAAGACACAGTTGAACAGGCGGATCAGGCTCAACAGGAAAGTAGTCAG GTAGAGTTGTGTTTTCAGAACGGTGGTTTTGTTTACCCGCAGTGCTTTGTACCCTCATCAAGGCTG CGAGCTTGTGCTTCTAGAATCAGGGAACCCGGTCCCAAGTGGAATTCAGGGAATGCGGTAAAATCATCAGAGCGGAGTCGGCCTCAACGCTCACAGATTCCCATAGGAATTAGTAGAGCATCCTCTGTAGATCAACGCTCGGGATTAGGATCAGGG TTTCCGTCTGGATCGCAGTCAGTCATATCCAATGGTGGCTCATCGTTTTCCTCTCAGGCCTTCAGCATCACTCAAATGGTTGAGGAG ATGGAGAGTCGGAAGTCACTCTCCACTAGCACAGACACTGAGAGAGAGTTGAATGGGAGCAATGTGCAGGAGCATTGGTCACGGTCCAACGGG CTGGTCATGCCAGTTGTGGACACCATGAAGAACCGGTCCCTGTACTACACTCCCAAGGCGTCACCTTATAAATGGGAAATGAAG CTTTGTCAGGAGCCTGTGAAAGAGACACCCAAAGACATGTTTCCAAACACTGATGCTACACCCACTGGGATCTA CGCCACACGTCGGAGACCCATCAAGGGGGCGGCAGGCAGACCTGTCCAGTATGTGTATCCAGACACTCCTGCCAGTCCCACGACCTTGGAGAGACGAGAGGTGGAGCGCCGCCTTGTGCCCATCCACATAcagatttttgtctttctcATCGTAGCGTGCCTCCTGTACGTCATTTATAGTTGTGTTGAGGACGACTCATTCAGTCCATTTGTGGTGTTACTGGACAGTCTGAACCAGGGGTCAGACAGTGAGGAGGGGCATTTGCTTGAGGCTGAGATACAGGGAACACCAGCGCTTTCTGAACAGGAGtag